From Nitrosopumilus zosterae, the proteins below share one genomic window:
- a CDS encoding phosphate signaling complex PhoU family protein has product MEEREETRKIQFTGKSSYIVSLPKQWIMELGLKQGDQIRMVRKGSSTLELYPPKFESRIQKKEDAVIEIDIEEDASSIIRKLISLYFLGFRTINVKPKSGRLSPNQRNTVKEAVKRMLMGSEIISDSSGGITVQVLVNLLELSVDGAFKRMIHLAKSMSSDAILAVKENNLELAQEVINTDDEVDRFGFYIIRQLKIAIQNEHMLKEMGFRNARNCLGYRLVVKNIERAGDHASFIASDLLEFKKPVKKEILDKLQDMNEFCLSVLDDACLALFKEDYVQAEKTIEKTNEISKYEKKVRDASKSLKDDEEFYRVRRMSENIRRVSEYASDIAEIVLNMNIEKVLKKTE; this is encoded by the coding sequence ATGGAAGAAAGAGAAGAGACAAGGAAAATTCAATTTACAGGAAAATCATCATACATAGTTTCACTTCCAAAACAGTGGATAATGGAGTTGGGTCTTAAACAAGGCGATCAAATCAGGATGGTCAGAAAAGGCTCCTCAACATTAGAGCTTTATCCCCCAAAATTCGAATCACGTATCCAAAAAAAAGAGGATGCTGTAATAGAGATAGATATTGAAGAAGATGCATCTTCCATAATTAGAAAATTAATTTCGTTATATTTTCTAGGATTCAGGACAATTAATGTTAAACCAAAAAGCGGTAGACTAAGTCCCAATCAAAGGAATACAGTGAAAGAAGCAGTAAAGAGAATGCTTATGGGTTCAGAAATAATTTCTGATTCTAGTGGAGGAATTACAGTTCAGGTTCTTGTGAATTTGTTGGAATTGTCAGTGGATGGAGCATTCAAGCGGATGATACATTTGGCAAAATCAATGTCTAGTGATGCAATTTTAGCAGTAAAAGAAAACAATCTAGAACTAGCACAAGAAGTAATCAATACAGATGACGAAGTAGATAGATTTGGATTTTATATTATTAGACAATTAAAAATAGCAATCCAAAATGAACACATGCTAAAAGAGATGGGTTTTAGAAATGCCAGAAATTGCCTTGGGTATAGATTGGTTGTAAAAAATATTGAAAGAGCAGGAGATCATGCATCATTTATTGCATCTGATCTATTAGAATTTAAAAAACCAGTTAAGAAAGAGATTTTAGATAAGCTTCAAGATATGAATGAATTTTGTTTATCAGTATTAGATGATGCATGTTTAGCTTTATTCAAAGAAGATTATGTTCAAGCAGAAAAAACCATTGAGAAAACAAATGAAATTAGCAAATATGAGAAAAAAGTCAGAGATGCATCAAAATCATTAAAAGATGATGAGGAGTTTTATAGAGTAAGAAGAATGTCTGAAAATATTAGAAGAGTTTCAGAGTATGCGAGCGACATAGCAGAAATTGTTTTGAATATGAATATTGAAAAAGTACTGAAAAAAACGGAATAA
- a CDS encoding NAD-dependent succinate-semialdehyde dehydrogenase produces the protein MGQITTINPATSEEIKTYDTMDKNQVFALVGKARRAFPEWKKDYEKRRSYVYNLVEYLKKHKTELAKVATTEMGKALKESIGEVEKCAWALEFYADHGDSFLSDEVLNTDARKSFLTFEPLGVIGSIMPWNFPYWQALRFAAPCLMAGNVIVMKPSRVTMQSGIEIEKAFTESGMPDGIYQTIVGSVDSANHLIDSDVNAVTFTGSTNAGAKVGERAAKNLKKCVLELGGSDPFIVLDDAIIEKAAEGAVKGRFINCGQSCVASKRFFVGKNIAEEFTELFIKNASKLKVGDPMSIETDIGPISNKEGLETISGIVEDAKAKGAEVLLGGSEMDGKGFFYKPTILKNITSDMRIATEETFGPVAPITVVENESEAIKLANESEFGLGASIWTKDLAKADKMSRRIDSGIVSVNNVVISDPRIPFGGIKHSGFGRELSRYGMLEFVNLKSVRFYDNLTHHHYVE, from the coding sequence TTGGGTCAAATAACTACAATAAATCCAGCAACAAGTGAAGAAATTAAAACATATGATACAATGGATAAAAATCAGGTATTTGCGTTAGTGGGAAAAGCAAGAAGAGCTTTTCCAGAATGGAAAAAAGATTATGAGAAACGCAGAAGTTATGTTTACAATTTAGTAGAATATCTTAAGAAGCACAAAACGGAACTTGCAAAAGTTGCAACAACTGAAATGGGAAAAGCTCTCAAAGAATCAATTGGAGAAGTTGAAAAATGTGCTTGGGCATTAGAGTTTTATGCAGATCATGGAGATAGTTTTCTCTCTGATGAAGTATTAAACACAGATGCAAGGAAAAGTTTTCTAACTTTTGAACCATTAGGAGTAATTGGTTCCATTATGCCCTGGAATTTTCCTTATTGGCAAGCATTAAGATTTGCAGCTCCATGTTTAATGGCTGGAAATGTGATTGTAATGAAACCATCTAGAGTAACTATGCAATCAGGAATTGAAATTGAGAAAGCATTTACTGAATCAGGAATGCCAGATGGAATTTATCAAACAATAGTTGGTAGTGTTGATTCTGCAAATCATCTTATTGATTCAGATGTTAATGCAGTAACTTTTACAGGAAGTACAAATGCTGGTGCAAAAGTTGGTGAAAGGGCTGCAAAAAATTTAAAAAAATGCGTATTAGAATTAGGAGGAAGTGATCCATTCATTGTATTAGATGATGCAATAATTGAAAAAGCTGCTGAAGGCGCAGTTAAAGGTAGATTCATCAATTGCGGTCAAAGTTGTGTAGCATCAAAGAGATTTTTTGTTGGAAAAAATATTGCAGAAGAATTTACTGAATTATTTATAAAAAATGCATCAAAACTCAAAGTAGGAGATCCTATGTCAATTGAAACAGATATTGGACCTATTTCAAATAAAGAAGGTTTAGAGACAATTTCTGGAATTGTAGAAGATGCAAAAGCAAAAGGTGCAGAAGTTCTTCTAGGAGGTTCAGAAATGGACGGAAAAGGATTCTTTTACAAACCAACAATTCTTAAAAACATAACATCAGATATGAGAATTGCAACTGAAGAAACATTTGGACCAGTTGCTCCAATTACAGTAGTTGAAAATGAAAGTGAGGCAATTAAATTAGCTAATGAGAGTGAATTTGGTTTAGGTGCAAGTATCTGGACAAAAGATCTTGCTAAAGCAGATAAAATGTCAAGAAGAATAGATTCAGGAATTGTAAGTGTAAATAATGTTGTAATTTCTGATCCTAGAATTCCATTTGGAGGAATAAAACATAGTGGATTTGGAAGGGAGTTATCAAGATATGGAATGCTTGAATTTGTGAATCTAAAATCAGTCAGATTTTATGACAATCTTACACATCATCATTATGTAGAGTAA
- a CDS encoding amidohydrolase family protein: MLIRNISVLQGSELDFVLRTNVKIQNNVFQKIQSKIQTNSNEESVDCEGLLLIPGFINAHTHIGDSIGKDVTLNSSVDEKIHPVFGAKSKILKNTSQENLSNFMKNTCHSMLRKGITTFVDFREGGLDGVILLKKVLSNIPIRSIILGRLEFYQKSTEIKKNLPLPKEKTEDLNQLLKECDGIGVSGANENSTSILEYYSKTPKLRAIHSSETIQSISASKKVTGKSETIRALSLKPHFLVHMTFASKSDLTISAKKTRGIVICPRANSSLAEGIPDIELMQKAGCTLALGTDNVMINSPDMFREMDFLWKATMGIHKKRIDPKEILKMSTVNGGKVLNKDIGVIENGKIADCIFLDKHALDLEPMHNPHASIVHRASESAIKAVMIGGKIVYGKI; this comes from the coding sequence ATGTTAATTAGAAATATTAGTGTATTACAAGGTTCAGAATTAGATTTTGTCTTAAGAACTAATGTAAAAATTCAGAATAATGTATTTCAAAAAATTCAATCAAAAATACAAACTAACTCAAATGAAGAATCAGTAGACTGTGAAGGTCTTCTTTTAATTCCTGGTTTTATTAATGCACATACTCACATAGGAGATTCGATTGGAAAAGATGTTACGCTTAATAGCAGTGTAGATGAAAAAATCCATCCTGTATTTGGAGCTAAATCAAAAATCCTAAAAAATACATCGCAAGAAAATCTATCAAATTTTATGAAAAATACATGTCACTCAATGCTTCGAAAAGGAATTACAACATTTGTAGATTTTAGAGAAGGGGGATTAGATGGAGTAATCTTACTAAAAAAAGTACTATCTAACATTCCCATTCGTTCCATAATTTTAGGTAGACTTGAATTCTATCAAAAATCTACGGAAATTAAAAAAAACCTGCCATTACCTAAAGAAAAAACTGAAGATCTTAATCAACTTCTTAAAGAATGTGATGGGATTGGTGTCAGTGGAGCAAATGAAAATAGCACTTCTATTTTAGAATATTATTCAAAAACACCAAAACTTAGAGCAATCCATTCTTCTGAAACTATACAAAGTATTTCAGCATCAAAGAAAGTTACAGGAAAATCTGAAACAATTAGAGCCTTGTCACTAAAACCTCATTTTCTGGTTCACATGACTTTTGCTTCAAAAAGTGATCTTACTATTTCAGCAAAAAAAACCCGAGGAATTGTCATTTGCCCAAGAGCCAACTCCTCTCTTGCTGAGGGTATTCCAGACATAGAATTGATGCAAAAGGCAGGATGCACACTGGCATTAGGAACAGATAATGTAATGATTAATTCTCCTGATATGTTCAGAGAAATGGATTTTCTTTGGAAAGCAACAATGGGAATTCACAAAAAAAGAATTGATCCGAAAGAAATTCTTAAAATGTCTACAGTAAATGGAGGAAAAGTTTTGAACAAAGATATTGGAGTAATTGAAAATGGAAAAATTGCTGATTGTATTTTTCTTGATAAACATGCTTTAGATTTAGAACCAATGCATAATCCACATGCATCAATTGTTCATAGAGCATCTGAATCTGCAATTAAAGCAGTAATGATTGGAGGTAAAATAGTATATGGAAAAATCTAA
- a CDS encoding tRNA (cytidine(56)-2'-O)-methyltransferase — MIIEVLRIGQRLVRDDRVTTHVALVSRAFGAERIFMNEVNPEIKDTVEKINKTWGGKFEVEFIDKWKNVVKKKKEENFKIIHLSMYGQNINNVQEELQKEKNLLIVVGAEKVPREIYELADYNVGIGSQPHSEISALAILLDRIQKGGQFEKYFANAKRKIIPTKNGKNVQVEETRD, encoded by the coding sequence TTGATAATTGAAGTTTTAAGAATTGGACAACGTCTTGTAAGAGACGATAGAGTCACCACACATGTTGCACTTGTTTCACGAGCATTTGGCGCAGAAAGAATTTTCATGAATGAAGTTAATCCAGAAATCAAAGATACTGTAGAAAAAATCAATAAAACATGGGGTGGGAAATTTGAAGTAGAATTTATTGATAAATGGAAAAATGTTGTAAAAAAGAAAAAGGAAGAAAATTTTAAAATCATTCATCTTTCAATGTATGGTCAAAACATCAATAATGTACAAGAGGAGCTTCAAAAGGAAAAAAATTTGCTAATTGTTGTAGGAGCTGAAAAAGTACCTAGAGAGATTTATGAATTGGCAGATTATAATGTAGGAATTGGTAGTCAACCGCATTCAGAGATTAGTGCCCTGGCAATTCTCTTAGATCGGATTCAAAAAGGCGGTCAGTTTGAGAAATACTTTGCAAATGCAAAAAGAAAGATCATACCCACTAAAAATGGCAAAAATGTACAAGTAGAAGAAACAAGGGATTAA
- the hflX gene encoding GTPase HflX codes for MKSAILITYDQEDSINEAKGLCDAAGYEVVHIIQQDYLQKPKYGISGGVLERLEEIADKLRPEVIIFDEILKPSQNYNLASALHREILDREGLILEIFESRASSAESKLQVKLAQLRYEMARAKEKVRLANMGEQPGFMGIGKFEVDVYYNDIKHRMQTLRSKLEKAGKQRELHRQGRKRLGFKTISLAGYTSAGKTTLFNKVTGESRAQSKELFTTLTTTTRRLTINQEPFLIADTVGFISKLPAYMIDAFKSTLEELTYTDIILLVIDISDSVFELKKKFSSCMRTLSELGVEQDKIIYVLNKDDLLKHDEINRKINILNLAENKKVISVSAKTGKNVNELKKLIKNITMSQNSYNFNRNSFEGVKETFDN; via the coding sequence ATGAAATCTGCAATTTTAATCACATATGACCAGGAAGATTCGATTAACGAGGCCAAAGGACTCTGTGATGCAGCAGGATACGAAGTAGTTCATATTATCCAGCAAGATTATCTTCAAAAACCAAAATACGGAATTAGTGGAGGAGTTTTAGAAAGATTAGAAGAGATAGCAGATAAGCTTAGGCCAGAGGTAATAATATTTGATGAAATTTTGAAACCAAGCCAAAATTACAATTTAGCTTCAGCCTTACATCGTGAAATTTTAGATAGAGAAGGATTAATTCTTGAAATCTTTGAAAGCAGGGCATCAAGTGCAGAATCAAAGTTGCAAGTTAAATTAGCCCAATTGAGATATGAGATGGCCAGAGCAAAAGAAAAAGTTCGTCTTGCAAATATGGGTGAGCAACCAGGGTTTATGGGTATTGGAAAATTTGAGGTGGATGTCTATTATAATGATATTAAACACAGAATGCAAACATTAAGATCTAAACTTGAAAAAGCAGGAAAACAAAGAGAACTTCACAGACAAGGACGAAAAAGACTTGGATTCAAGACCATTTCACTTGCGGGATATACATCTGCAGGAAAAACAACCTTGTTTAACAAAGTAACAGGCGAATCAAGAGCACAAAGCAAAGAACTGTTTACAACGCTTACAACAACTACACGGAGATTAACTATCAATCAAGAACCATTCTTAATTGCAGATACAGTTGGATTTATCAGTAAATTACCGGCATATATGATTGATGCATTCAAATCAACTTTAGAAGAACTAACATACACAGATATCATTCTGTTAGTAATAGACATTAGTGATTCTGTATTTGAATTGAAAAAGAAATTTTCCAGCTGCATGAGAACTTTAAGTGAATTAGGTGTTGAACAAGATAAAATAATTTATGTATTAAACAAAGATGATTTATTAAAACATGATGAGATAAATCGAAAAATCAATATTCTAAATTTAGCTGAAAACAAAAAAGTGATTTCAGTTTCTGCAAAAACAGGTAAAAATGTTAATGAATTGAAAAAATTAATCAAGAATATTACTATGAGTCAAAATTCATACAATTTCAATAGAAATTCATTTGAAGGAGTAAAAGAGACATTTGATAATTGA
- a CDS encoding UbiD family decarboxylase, giving the protein MSDLRNYISQIKKINDLKIIKRKVSTKFEIAGITAKVDGSHAVLFENIKESNFHLVANLVGTRKRFALAMGGTENNIHAKIISAIKNAKHPRIIPSGQFLENKSKNLFSMPIVTHFEKESGPFITSSVAYAKNPETGKQNSSFHRMMPIDKTHFTIRMVEGRHLHRCFIDAKEHGEDLKIAITVGVHPAILIAGAYQAEWGQDEIDIANSLLGGKLTLTKLPFSGLNVPSGSEIVMEGKILRDKTHPEWMVEMLQTYDHKRSQPVFELENLYFRTNPIFHDVLSGYSEHRLLMGMPIESKLNGELKKAFPQTLQVSMTNGGCNWLHAVVQIKKKSDSDPKKIIKKTFASHRSLKQVTVVDEDIDPTNAESVEYAMATRFQADKDLMILKKVRGSSLDPSSNQKKLQTAKMGIDATRPLSKRPEGFELAKIPKINKINLEKYIK; this is encoded by the coding sequence ATGAGTGATTTAAGAAATTATATTTCTCAAATTAAAAAGATCAACGATCTTAAAATAATAAAAAGAAAAGTTTCGACAAAATTCGAAATAGCCGGCATCACTGCAAAAGTTGATGGTTCACATGCTGTATTGTTTGAAAATATTAAAGAAAGCAATTTTCATTTAGTTGCAAATTTAGTGGGAACTAGGAAACGATTTGCTTTAGCAATGGGCGGGACTGAAAATAATATACATGCAAAAATTATTTCGGCAATTAAAAACGCTAAACATCCAAGAATTATTCCTTCAGGACAATTCTTGGAAAACAAGTCAAAAAATCTCTTTTCTATGCCTATTGTGACTCATTTTGAAAAAGAATCTGGCCCTTTTATCACATCTTCTGTGGCTTATGCCAAAAATCCTGAAACTGGAAAACAAAATTCTTCATTTCATAGAATGATGCCAATTGATAAAACTCATTTTACAATTAGAATGGTGGAAGGACGTCATCTTCATAGATGTTTCATTGACGCAAAAGAACATGGAGAAGATCTTAAAATTGCAATCACAGTAGGTGTTCATCCAGCAATTTTGATTGCAGGTGCATATCAAGCAGAATGGGGACAAGATGAAATTGATATTGCAAATTCGCTTTTAGGCGGAAAACTTACTTTGACGAAACTTCCTTTTTCAGGGTTGAATGTACCGTCAGGTTCAGAAATTGTAATGGAAGGAAAAATTCTTCGCGACAAAACTCATCCTGAATGGATGGTTGAAATGCTTCAAACATATGATCATAAAAGATCTCAGCCTGTTTTTGAACTTGAAAATTTATACTTTAGAACCAATCCTATTTTCCATGATGTTCTATCTGGATATTCTGAACATAGATTACTGATGGGAATGCCAATTGAATCTAAGCTAAATGGTGAATTAAAAAAAGCATTTCCTCAAACACTCCAAGTTTCTATGACTAATGGTGGATGTAATTGGCTACATGCAGTTGTACAAATTAAAAAGAAAAGTGATTCTGATCCTAAAAAAATAATTAAAAAAACATTTGCTTCACATCGTTCATTAAAGCAAGTAACTGTAGTTGATGAAGACATTGATCCTACTAATGCAGAATCAGTAGAGTATGCTATGGCTACAAGATTTCAAGCTGATAAAGATTTAATGATTCTTAAGAAAGTTCGTGGCTCAAGCCTTGATCCTTCAAGTAATCAAAAGAAATTACAAACTGCTAAAATGGGAATTGATGCAACCCGCCCTCTTTCTAAACGTCCAGAGGGCTTTGAATTAGCTAAAATCCCAAAAATCAATAAAATCAATCTAGAAAAATATATCAAATAA
- a CDS encoding hemerythrin domain-containing protein: MSTASLRRDHDLIEKVVKAMESTIQLLNDNKQIPESILLPVIDFSKNFTDVCHHTKEEKSLFPALEQAGMPSNMGPVAMMLIDHQRSREIGSRMEESAKEYLSSGDSTKLISDMQQYVEHITEHLWKENNRLFMMAEARLQYVSKKVDDELNEIEKTQLNDLGKSREHYEKLAENLSKDVSEQGN; the protein is encoded by the coding sequence ATGTCTACAGCATCGTTAAGACGCGATCATGATTTGATAGAAAAAGTCGTCAAAGCAATGGAATCTACAATTCAATTACTAAATGACAATAAACAAATTCCAGAATCAATTTTACTTCCTGTAATTGATTTTTCAAAAAATTTTACTGATGTTTGTCATCATACTAAAGAAGAAAAATCTCTATTTCCTGCATTAGAACAAGCTGGAATGCCGAGTAATATGGGTCCTGTAGCTATGATGTTAATTGATCATCAACGTTCCAGAGAAATTGGATCTAGAATGGAAGAATCAGCTAAAGAGTATCTTTCTTCAGGAGATTCTACAAAATTGATTAGCGATATGCAACAATATGTTGAACATATAACAGAACATCTATGGAAAGAGAATAATAGATTATTCATGATGGCTGAAGCACGATTACAATATGTTTCAAAAAAAGTAGATGATGAGCTAAATGAAATAGAAAAAACTCAACTTAATGATTTGGGAAAATCTAGAGAACATTATGAGAAATTAGCTGAAAATCTTTCAAAAGATGTATCTGAACAAGGTAATTAG
- a CDS encoding 2,5-diamino-6-(ribosylamino)-4(3H)-pyrimidinone 5'-phosphate reductase, whose product MEKSKPYVILSAATSIDGKIATVTGDSKLSSKLDGIRLHKLRSKVDAILVGKNTVLLDDPMLTVRHTKGKNPIRIVLDSKGSISKNSKIIQTSKKIPTIVVVSNKITKSNLERLKKFPVEIIIAGKNSVDIKLLLKKLSYKKIKSVLVEGGGTTNWEFIKNGLFDELIITLSPFLIGGKDAVSLVEGDGFKKITNSPILRLKSTMRLKNHLVLNYVKV is encoded by the coding sequence ATGGAAAAATCTAAACCGTATGTAATTCTAAGTGCTGCAACATCTATTGATGGAAAGATTGCGACTGTAACTGGCGATTCAAAACTATCATCAAAATTAGATGGTATTAGATTACATAAACTAAGATCTAAAGTTGATGCAATACTTGTAGGAAAAAATACTGTTTTACTTGATGATCCTATGTTAACTGTACGACATACTAAAGGTAAAAATCCAATTAGAATAGTTTTAGATTCTAAAGGTAGTATATCAAAAAATTCAAAAATAATTCAAACAAGCAAAAAAATTCCAACTATAGTGGTTGTTTCCAATAAAATTACTAAATCAAATCTTGAGAGGCTCAAGAAATTTCCTGTAGAGATAATTATAGCAGGAAAAAATTCTGTTGATATCAAATTATTATTGAAAAAACTTTCATATAAAAAAATAAAATCAGTTCTGGTAGAGGGCGGCGGAACTACTAATTGGGAATTTATTAAAAATGGACTTTTTGATGAATTAATTATTACTCTGTCTCCCTTTCTAATTGGTGGAAAAGATGCGGTATCGTTGGTTGAAGGAGACGGATTTAAAAAAATCACAAATTCTCCTATTCTACGACTCAAATCTACCATGAGGCTCAAAAACCACCTTGTTTTGAATTACGTAAAAGTGTAA
- a CDS encoding transcription factor, with the protein MVDKYEDPFVRIASMIGGDEYLKVARSLLKAEDATDEEIASSTGLRINMVRKVLYDLFGKSLITGIRVKDERKGWFVYRWRTRREEVEHFIESQKKKIEERLQQRLDYENASDFYHCGNEDCPRVTFESALDGMFKCPSCGSVLNLKKNDKSKKAYSKKIDEIKKDMQQTF; encoded by the coding sequence TTGGTAGACAAATACGAAGATCCTTTTGTTAGAATAGCCTCCATGATAGGAGGGGATGAATACCTCAAAGTAGCAAGATCATTACTCAAAGCAGAAGATGCAACTGATGAAGAAATTGCAAGCTCTACTGGTCTTAGGATCAACATGGTAAGAAAAGTATTGTATGATTTGTTTGGAAAATCCTTAATCACTGGAATCAGAGTAAAAGATGAAAGAAAGGGGTGGTTTGTCTACAGATGGAGAACCAGAAGAGAAGAAGTAGAGCATTTTATTGAAAGCCAGAAAAAGAAAATTGAAGAGAGATTACAACAACGATTAGATTATGAAAATGCTTCAGACTTTTATCATTGTGGTAATGAAGACTGCCCCAGAGTTACATTTGAGAGTGCACTTGATGGAATGTTCAAATGCCCATCATGTGGAAGTGTTCTAAACCTAAAAAAGAATGATAAATCTAAAAAAGCATATTCAAAGAAAATTGATGAAATCAAGAAAGATATGCAGCAAACATTCTGA
- a CDS encoding nascent polypeptide-associated complex protein has translation MMRGGNREMRRMMDKMGLDMNELSNVQEVIIKTDKKEIIITKPSVTEMKAKDNSIFTVTADSYEERELEVPIFSEEDIQLVSQQAGVDEEKAKNALEEAEGDLARAILLLTSG, from the coding sequence ATGATGCGAGGAGGTAATCGTGAAATGCGAAGAATGATGGATAAGATGGGTCTAGACATGAATGAGCTATCAAATGTTCAAGAGGTAATAATCAAAACTGACAAGAAAGAGATTATTATCACAAAACCCTCCGTTACTGAAATGAAAGCAAAAGATAATTCGATTTTTACAGTAACTGCAGATAGCTATGAGGAAAGAGAATTGGAGGTTCCAATTTTCTCGGAAGAGGACATTCAACTTGTGAGTCAACAGGCTGGAGTTGATGAAGAAAAGGCCAAAAATGCTTTAGAGGAGGCCGAAGGCGATCTTGCTCGAGCAATCTTGCTTTTGACAAGTGGATAA
- a CDS encoding PUA domain-containing protein: MDQVLKLQYSLDALFGNGVSKYLPKNIEMIFSRKTGRIRTVLHEGKLLCTLRIDGGLAISPYFAQILLKSKTFKENCVEINKDAAPFVMDGKSVFCKHVVWCGNKVRISADTPVLFKGRVIAVGKAVLSHEMISDFNRGVAIKVRDSLKSPKEAIES, from the coding sequence ATGGATCAAGTTCTCAAACTCCAATATTCACTTGATGCATTATTTGGAAATGGAGTATCAAAATATTTACCAAAAAATATTGAAATGATATTTTCTAGAAAGACCGGAAGAATCCGAACTGTTTTGCATGAGGGAAAATTATTGTGTACTTTGAGAATTGATGGTGGCTTGGCAATCAGTCCTTATTTTGCTCAAATTTTATTGAAAAGTAAAACATTCAAAGAAAATTGTGTGGAAATAAACAAGGATGCTGCTCCTTTTGTAATGGATGGAAAATCAGTATTTTGTAAACATGTAGTGTGGTGTGGAAATAAAGTTAGAATTTCTGCTGATACCCCTGTATTGTTCAAAGGTAGAGTGATTGCAGTAGGTAAGGCTGTTTTGTCCCATGAGATGATTTCTGATTTTAATAGAGGTGTGGCCATAAAGGTCAGAGATAGTTTAAAAAGTCCAAAGGAGGCAATAGAATCATGA
- a CDS encoding acyl-CoA thioesterase, whose product MSSKNSQLREKSPSESHAEVIVRMFPSDANPAGNVFGGEILKHIDMVAGIVAQRHSQSNAVTVSMDSVNFLKPVFVGNVLKLNARINYVHNSSMEIEVKAEAEDIVTGIRTLTGTAFVTFVALDKNGKPTHVPKLALKTDEDRTKFEEGKLRMEKRLKKRQK is encoded by the coding sequence ATGTCTTCTAAAAATTCCCAACTACGTGAAAAAAGTCCCTCAGAATCACATGCAGAAGTAATAGTTAGAATGTTTCCTTCTGACGCAAACCCTGCAGGAAATGTGTTTGGTGGTGAAATTCTAAAACATATTGACATGGTTGCAGGAATTGTTGCTCAACGACATTCTCAATCAAATGCTGTTACTGTGTCTATGGATAGTGTCAATTTTCTAAAGCCGGTATTTGTAGGAAATGTTCTCAAATTAAATGCAAGAATTAACTATGTACATAACTCCTCAATGGAAATTGAAGTAAAAGCCGAAGCTGAGGATATTGTAACAGGAATAAGGACTCTAACTGGAACTGCTTTTGTTACATTTGTAGCTCTAGATAAAAATGGAAAACCAACACATGTTCCAAAATTAGCTCTCAAAACAGATGAGGATAGAACCAAATTTGAGGAAGGTAAACTCAGAATGGAAAAACGCCTAAAAAAGCGTCAAAAATAA